The Seriola aureovittata isolate HTS-2021-v1 ecotype China chromosome 12, ASM2101889v1, whole genome shotgun sequence genome window below encodes:
- the LOC130178358 gene encoding zinc finger protein ZFMSA12A, which yields MEGSLPMSSLQLLAPPLRVMLAVMWKVVHQRNIKHYGKVEEFVSLVTEAIPDILTNRQMRLLTLALRAKMMLQMLCSEQSEDLRCVRTHLDSLLPSSSKQLQPENEALEANFVGLVQRLLEDPEGREHFLENVFPLEYGPSFDTALETLVCEFFTRLEELVLIPNFKQTAVWISDTSSVLEEYMQCVTKADDLKVLLRSKVHHGKMAKMDSSDPSPSEQQLFSSLSLPPSLRATNTKYKESITETSENQRESAAVSPQEEGEMGVEDTRWPDENETHCQSSSDAEQTTGGKCSDSVPDVHIAEECDDRTPSTSTESPVLSSSMIGPPRQRVAHKCSQCGKCFIYRYELLEHQRLHTGENPYKCSQCGKAFRRTSDLSTHRRTQCTKAAYICIKCGNSFQSIQEKFRHQCVHSVQKFDCSQCGKSFKKLYLLGKHELTHTQNRIFTCRQCKEVYPTMSELRSHQKVHPPELSNQCMQCGKFFSSAACLTAHELRHRQKRTQICVRCGKAFKNKHDLNLHMRSHTGERPFQCTYCGKRFSVSGNLNIHIRTHTGEKPYLCSDCGKAFVSAGELQIHRRTHTGEKPYKCTVCGRGFTMASKVTLHMRVHTGERPYVCSECGKGFSRGSELKKHTMNHSGVRPYACQMCAKTYTCLNHLKRHLKTHSEVHSQSV from the exons ATGG AGGGCTCCCTCCCCATGTCCTCGCTGCAGCTCCTGGCTCCACCTCTGCGAGTGATGTTGGCTGTGATGTGGAAGGTGGTTCATCAGAGGAACATAAAGCATTATGGGAAAGTGGAGGAGTTTGTGTCCTTGGTAACTGAAGCCATCCCTGACATCTTGACAAACAGGCAGATGAGGCTGCTCACTCTGGCCTTAAGAGCAAAG atgatgttacagatgttatgCTCTGAGCAGTCAGAGGATCTCAGATGTGTGAGAACACACTTAGACAGCCTCCTGCCATCCAGCTCAAAACAG CTTCAGCCAGAAAATGAAGCTCTTGAAGCGAACTTTGTCGGGCTTGTTCAGAGACTTCTAGAGGACCCAGAGGGGAGAGAACACTTCCTCGAG AATGTGTTTCCTTTGGAGTATGGCCCCAGCTTCGATACAGCACTGGAGACTCTGGTTTGTGAGTTCTTCACCCGACTGGAAGAGCTGGTGCTTATACCAAATTTTAAACAG ACTGCAGTGTGGATCAGTGATACATCCTCTGTGCTAGAAGAGTACATGCAGTGTGTAACTAAAGCGGATGACCTCAAAGTACTGCTCAGAAGCaaggtgcatcatgggaaaatggcaaaaatggaTTCCAGTG ATCCGTCAccctcagagcagcagctcttcTCATCACTATCTCTCCCCCCTTCACTGAGAGCAACCAACACCAAATACAAGGAATCCATCacagaaacatctgaaaacCAAAGAGAGTCTGCGGCAGTTTCTCCTCAGGAAGAGGGGGAGATGGGGGTAGAGGATACGAGATGGCCGGATGAGAACGAGACAcactgtcagagcagcagcgaTGCTGAACAAACAACAGGGGGGAAATGCAGCGACAGTGTTCCTGATGTTCACATTGCGGAGGAGTGCGATGACAGAACTCCCTCTACATCTACTGAGAGTCCTGTGTTGTCCAGCTCTATGATCGGCCCCCCTCGGCAGAGAGTTGCACACAAGTGCAGTCAGTGTGGGAAGTGCTTTATTTATCGCTATGAGCTCCTGGAGCATCAAAGACTGCACACAGGAGAAAACCCTTACAAGTGCTCTCAGTGCGGAAAGGCCTTCAGGAGGACGTCTGACCTGTCCACACACAGACGAACACAGTGCACAAAAGCAGCTTATATTTGCATCAAATGTGGAAATAGCTTTCAATCTATACAGGAGAAATTTAGACACCAGTGTGTTCATAGTGTCCAAAAGTTTGATTGTTCTCAGTGCGGAAAAAGCTTTAAGAAATTGTATTTGCTGGGTAAGCATGAGCTGACTCACACCCAGAACCGTATTTTCACATGCAGACAGTGCAAGGAAGTGTACCCCACTATGAGTGAGCTGAGATCCCATCAGAAGGTCCATCCTCCCGAGCTGTCCAATCAGTGCATGCAGTGTGGGAAATTCTTCAGCTCTGCTGCATGTTTGACGGCCCACGAGCTGCGCCACAGACAGAAGAGGACACAGATTTGTGTGCGTTGTGGCAAAGCTTTTAAGAACAAACATGACTTGAATCTTCACATGCGCAGCCACACGGGTGAGAGGCCTTTTCAGTGCACGTACTGTGGGAAACGTTTCTCTGTGTCAGGAAATCTGAACATACATATTAGAACTCACACTGGGGAGAAACCATATCTGTGCTCAGACTGCGGCAAGGCTTTTGTTTCAGCTGGCGAGCTGCAGATACACAGACGCACCCACACGGGGGAGAAGCCATacaaatgcactgtatgtggGAGAGGATTCACCATGGCGAGTAAAGTGACACTGCATATGCGCGTTCACACCGGGGAACGTCCTTATGTCTGCTCTGAATGTGGGAAAGGTTTTTCACGGGGTAGCGAACTGAAAAAACATACCATGAACCATTCAGGGGTTCGGCCCTACGCTTGTCAGATGTGTGCAAAGACTTACACATGCCTCAATCACCTGAAGAGACACTTAAAAACTCACAGTGAAGTCCATAGCCAGTCTGTCTGA